From Panicum hallii strain FIL2 chromosome 2, PHallii_v3.1, whole genome shotgun sequence, a single genomic window includes:
- the LOC112883495 gene encoding probable mitochondrial saccharopine dehydrogenase-like oxidoreductase At5g39410 produces the protein MAPPEPEVFDVVIFGASGFTGKYVIREALKFLSPSSPLRSLAVAGRSRDRVAAALRWAAAPAPPPDDVAVLVADASDSASLAALASRARVVLSCAGPFRLHGHAVAAACAAAGADCLDISGEPEFMERVEAELHEPAAKSGSLIVSACGFDSVPAELGFLFHSRQWAPPSALVTVEAYVSLHYTKRIVGNIGTYESAVLGVASADQLRALRRSRPRRPRPNIPGPTPPNGSLIEAHNPLGMWAMKLPSADTTVVKRTLSTITEHPEGLPGAEETPEYAKHRKNFWSSVKPAHFGVKIASKSLVVLLRSVIMGLSIGLLANSPLGRYLLLRYPEFFSTGLFSRAGPTEEEVRSGSFKMWFVGHGYGDAARALERGGKLDKEVITEVSGPEVGYITTPIVLVQCALVLLTQRGNLPRGGVYTPGALFGPTDLQRRLQENGMSFDVHGTRSML, from the exons ATggcgccgccggagccggaggTGTTCGACGTCGTCATCTTCGGGGCCTCGGGCTTCACTGGCAAGTACGTCATACGCGAGGCCCTCAAgttcctctccccctcctccccgctCCGCTCCCTCGCGGTCGccggccgcagccgcgaccGCGTGGCCGCGGCGCTGCGCTGGGCGgcggccccggccccgccgccagATGACGTGGCCGTCCTCGTGGCGGACGCCTCCGACTCGGCCTCCCTCGCGGCGCTCGCATCCCGCGCCCGCGTCGTGCTCTCCTGCGCGGGGCCCTTCCGCCTCCACGGCCACGCCGTCGCGGCGGCCtgcgcggccgcgggcgccgacTGCCTCGACATCTCCGGGGAGCCCGAGTTCATGGAGCGCGTCGAGGCCGAGCTCCACGAGCCCGCGGCGAAGAGCGGGTCGCTCATCGTCTCCGCCTGCGGGTTCGACTCCGTCCCCGCGGAGCTGGGGTTCCTGTTCCACTCCAGGCAGTGGGCGCCGCCGTCCGCGCTGGTGACCGTGGAGGCGTACGTTAGCCTGCACTACACCAAGAGGATCGTCGGGAACATCGGCACCTACGAGTCGGCCGTGCTCGGGGTGGCCAGCGCCGACCAGCTGCGGGCACTGCGCCGATCACGTCCCAGGCGCCCAAGGCCCAAT ATCCCAGGTCCAACACCTCCCAACGGGTCACTGATAGAGGCTCACAATCCTCTGGGAATGTGGGCTATGAAGTTGCCTTCAGCCGACACAACGGTCGTGAAGAGaactctatcaaccatcactgAGCATCCTGAGGGGCTTCCTGGGGCTGAAGAAACCCCAGAGTACGCCAAGCACAGAAAGAACTTCTGGTCCTCTGTTAAACCTGCCCACTTCGGCGTCAAGATCGCCTCCAAATCCCTAGTGGTCCTCCTGCGCTCCGTGATCATGGGACTGTCCATCGGCTTGCTCGCCAACTCCCCCTTGGGCAGGTACCTCCTGCTGAGGTACCCCGAGTTCTTCTCCACCGGGCTGTTCAGCAGGGCTGGCCCGACGGAGGAAGAGGTGCGGAGTGGCTCGTTCAAGATGTGGTTCGTCGGCCACGGCTACGGCGACGCAGCCCGGGCGTTGGAGCGCGGCGGCAAGCTGGACAAGGAGGTGATCACCGAGGTCTCGGGGCCTGAGGTCGGGTACATCACGACCCCGATCGTGCTGGTGCAGTGCGCCCTCGTACTGCTGACCCAGCGCGGGAACCTGCCCAGGGGAGGGGTGTACACTCCGGGCGCCCTCTTCGGCCCCACCGACCTCCAGCGGCGCCTCCAGGAGAACGGGATGTCGTTCGATGTTCACGGGACGAGGTCCATGCTCTGA